In Coregonus clupeaformis isolate EN_2021a chromosome 7, ASM2061545v1, whole genome shotgun sequence, one genomic interval encodes:
- the LOC121570360 gene encoding aquaporin-8 has translation MTKETMELGDVGTSLMASDSKKAPVKPPNKFERLVQPCLAELVGTMFFVFIGCVSVIENVEAAGRLQPALAHGLAVAVMVACMAEISGSHFNPPFTMAIYLCGGMKLNMVVPYLISQLIGGVLGASMSKLMTTTENYSKAQGAAFALLQSQDQLWGALFGEMAMTCLVTMVVLLGAVNAKSSSPMVPFMVGCTVIINILAGGDVSGTCLNPARALGPAIVANYWTYHWVYWVGPITGGLVAAALVRLLLGDRKTRILMK, from the exons ATGACAAAAGAGACGATGGAACTGGGTGACGTTGGGACATCCCTGATGGCATCAGACTCTAAGAAAGCACCGGTCAAGCCTCCCAACAAGTTTGAGCGCCTGGTCCAGCCGTGTCTGGCTGAGCTGGTGGGGACCATGTTCTTTGTGTTCATCGGCTGTGTGTCGGTCATAGAGAATGTGGAGGCAGCAGGGAGGCTGCAGCCAGCTCTTGCCCATGGTctggctgtggcggtcatggtgGCTTGCATGGCAGAGATCAG CGGCTCCCATTTTAACCCCCCGTTTACCATGGCGATCTACCTGTGTGGAGGCATGAAGCTGAATATGGTGGTGCCCTACCTCATCAGTCAGCTCATAGGGGGTGTGCTAGGTGCTTCTATGTCAAAG CTGATGACCACAACAGAGAACTACTCCAAGGCCCAGGGGGCAGCGTTTGCCCTGCTGCAGTCACAAGATCAGCTGTGGGGGGCTCTGTTTGGGGAGATGGCCATGACCTGCCTGGTCACCATGGTGGTGCTGCTGGGGGCGGTCAACGCCAAGAGTAGCAGCCCCATGGTGCCCTTCATGGTGGGCTGCACTGTCATCATCAACATCCTGGCTGG TGGAGATGTGTCTGGAACCTGTCTGAACCCGGCCAGAGCCCTGGGTCCTGCTATAGTGGCCAactactggacctaccactgggTTTACTGGGTAGGACCTATTACTGGTGGACTGGTGGCTGCTGCACTGGTCAG ACTACTGCTTGGAGACAGGAAGACACGTATTCTCATGAAGTAA
- the LOC121570739 gene encoding aquaporin-8-like yields MALSESKTELWDLDISVIQPEGKGPGPATDGTSGIKPFRGAFERYVQPCLAELLGSSLFIFVGCLSVIENTEGTGRLQPALAHGLALGIVIAVLGEISGGHFNPAVSVSVFLIGGLNIILLVPYILAQMCGGMIGAGLAKVISPAMNYAKVSGAAFNTVQADTQIVPATVAEVIMTLFLTMVVCMGAVNGRTRSLLAPLCIGLTVTADILAGGAVSGACMNPARAFGPAVVANYWSYHWIYWVGPMSGALLTASFIRLLLGDEKTRVLLR; encoded by the exons ATGGCTCTATCAGAGTCTAAGACTGAGCTCTGGGACCTGGATATCAGTGTGATCCAGCCAGAGGGGAAAGGTCCAGGTCCAGCCACAGATGGAACCAGCGGTATCAAGCCGTTCAGGGGTGCGTTCGAACGTTATGTCCAGCCCTGTCTGGCAGAGCTGCTGGGTTCATCTCTGTTTATCTTTGTGGGGTGTCTGTCTGTGATCGAGAACACGGAGGGCACCGGGAGGCTGCAGCCGGCCCTGGCACATGGCCTGGCCCTGGGCATCGTCATCGCCGTTCTGGGGGAGATCAG tgggGGGCACTTCAACCCagcagtgtctgtgtctgtgtttctgatCGGGGGTCTCAACATCATACTGCTGGTCCCCTACATACTGGCTCAGATGTGTGGAGGGATGATAGGGGCGGGACTAGCCAAG GTGATTTCCCCAGCCATGAACTATGCCAAAGTTTCAGGGGCAGCGTTCAACACAGTGCAGGCAGACACCCAGATAGTGCCGGCCACGGTGGCAGAGGTGATCATGACTCTGTTCCTGACGATGGTGGTGTGTATGGGGGCCGTGAATGGACGCACCCGCAGCCTGCTGGCCCCTCTCTGCATCGGGCTGACCGTGACCGCAGACATCCTGGCTGG GGGAGCGGTGTCTGGGGCATGTATGAACCCAGCTCGTGCCTTTGGACCAGCCGTGGTGGCCAACTACTGGAGCTACCACTGGATCTACTGGGTGGGACCCATGTCTGGAGCCCTGCTAACCGCCAGCTTCATACG ATTACTGCTTGGGGATGAGAAAACCCGAGTTCTCTTGAGGTGA